Proteins co-encoded in one Yamadazyma tenuis chromosome 1, complete sequence genomic window:
- a CDS encoding choline kinase (COG:M; EggNog:ENOG503NW1Y) has protein sequence MDITPASFSGTPRSRSRSRTRNSTANSRSTSSNRRPSLGSRRSLSSSSLTKLSVVPTNVDDAVVPSVQATLDNSLPLDFFKQDIWALIKTLKIGKWHKKQLDPKNIQVNRISGALTNSIYKIEYRDGYIKIPSLLLRVYGKNVDEIIDRESELEVLIKLCLKRIGPKLLGIFTNGRFEQFLEGFVTLTKEEIRHEVISQMLGRRMKDLHYKIQLEYKDYKDNVPMCWKLISKWLQIYETDLRQNFLQHGIKDEDIFLTEYEVFKAKVFEYRDWLFTKYERTGFASNFKFCHNDTQYGNLLLHESFNPGDIIVGEGTSTGVKNTSNKRDTSLVVIDFEYGGANFPAFDLVNHFSEWMANYHDPEKSYFLDESRYPTKLEQLNLIKAYIEYDFQYPSSNLKVDSEPDITKVTPAELIEFEIKKIYDECVFWRASVQVYWCIWGLIQNGPFKQKDIVEQLGATSLERGVDGTYTITTGLTSVELNESTIEDEITSADDEFNYIKYSQQKAALAIGDFISHGLFDQSSLSPQCQHLVKTLDSSVFGPLE, from the coding sequence ATGGACATCACCCCAGCCAGCTTCTCCGGTACCCCCCGATCACGGTCTAGGTCCCGGACAAGAAACTCTACAGCCAACTCGCGTTCTACCAGCTCCAACCGTCGGCCGTCGTTGGGAAGTAGAAGATCCctttcttcatcctcgTTAACTAAGTTATCAGTAGTTCCCACCAACGTCGATGACGCCGTGGTTCCCTCCGTGCAAGCCACGTTGGACAACTCTTTGCCacttgacttcttcaaacaagaCATTTGGGCGTTGAtcaagaccttgaaaaTTGGCAAATGGCATAAAAAGCAGTTGGACCCCAAAAACATCCAAGTCAACCGAATCTCAGGAGCTTTGACAAACTCCATCTACAAAATTGAGTACAGAGACGGGTACATCAAGATCCCTTCGTTGCTCTTGCGAGTCTACGGGAAGAACGTCGACGAGATCATCGACCGGGAGCTGGAATTAGAagtgttgatcaagttgtgCCTCAAGCGCATTGGTCCCAAATTGTTGGGAATCTTCACCAACGGGAGATTTGAGCAATTCTTGGAAGGTTTTGTGACTTTAACTAAGGAGGAGATACGACACGAGGTGATCTCCCAGATGCTAGGTAGAAGAATGAAGGATTTGCACTACAAGATCCAATTGGAATACAAAGACTACAAGGATAACGTGCCAATGTGCTGGAAGTTGATCAGcaaatggttgcaaatcTATGAGACTGATCTTAGACAAAATTTCCTCCAGCATGGAATCAAGGACGAAGACATCTTTTTGACGGAGTATGAGGTGTTCAAAGCCAAGGTGTTTGAGTACAGAGACTGGTTATTCACCAAGTATGAAAGAACCGGGTTTGCGTCGAATTTCAAATTTTGCCACAATGACACCCAATACGgcaacttgttgttgcaTGAATCATTTAATCCAGGCGATATCATTGTGGGAGAAGGCACCTCTACCGGAGTCAAAAACACCAGCAACAAGAGAGATACcagtttggtggtgattgactttgaatACGGGGGAGCCAACTTCCCAGCCTTCGACTTGGTGAACCATTTCTCCGAGTGGATGGCCAACTACCATGACCCTGAAAAGTCGTACTTTTTAGATGAACTGAGGTACCCAACCAAATTAGAGCagttgaatttgatcaaagcGTACATCGAGTACGACTTCCAGTATCCCTCATCAAACTTGAAAGTTGACTCCGAGCCCGATATCACCAAGGTCACGCCCGCCGAGTTGATAGAGTTcgagatcaagaagatatACGATGAGTGTGTTTTTTGGAGAGCATCTGTCCAGGTTTACTGGTGTATCTGGGGTTTGATCCAAAACGGGCCTTTCAAGCAAAAGGATATAGTGGAGCAGTTAGGAGCCACTTCTTTGGAACGAGGCGTGGACGGCACGTACACCATCACCACGGGTCTCACCAGCGTCGAGTTGAACGAAAGTACCATCGAAGATGAAATCACCTCTGCTGATGACGAGTTCAACTATATTAAGTACAGCCAGCAAAAAGCAGCACTTGCTATAGGGGATTTTATTTCGCACGGACTTTTTGACCAGCTGTCTCTCAGCCCCCAGTGCCAGCATCTAGTAAAGACGCTCGATAGCCTGGTGTTCGGGCCCCTCGAGTAG